CGGCGATCGGTGCCAGCTCGGCCTTCGTCTGGGCCCACAGGACGAGGCCGTACGCCGACACGGACAGCGCGGCGCCCAGCAGGCCGACTGCGGCGAACGGTCGTAGGACGGTGAGGAGTTCACCGCGCCGGCGAGTGAGGGCGTACGCCGGAACCGCGCCCCCCTGCACGGCCATCAGCCAGGCGATGTACCCGAGGGAGGACCCGGAGGCCCGCACGCCGAGCCCGTCGACGACGGTGTACGCCGCGATGGCCAGGCCGGTGGTCAACGCGGCCCCGATCGCGGCCCAGTTGGGCCGGTGCCCGCGCAGGCCCCACAGGGCGACGCCGGTCAGCCCCGCGCAGGACAGGGCGATGCCGGCGGCCGCCCAGCCGTCCGGGACCTCGTGCGCGAAGACCGCGGCGAGCAGCGTCACCACCAGGGGTGCGGTGCCGCGGGCGATCGGATACGCCTGCCCGAAGTCGCCCAGCCGGAAGGACTTCATCAGCAGGATGTAGTACCCGACGTGGATGACGGCCGAGGCGATCAGATACGGCCATGCCCCCGCCGCCGGGAACGGCACGAACGGCACCATGGCCAGCCCGATCAGCATCCCGCCGCCCGCGATCAGCGTGAACCCGACCAGCTTGTCGGTGATCTGGTGGGCGATCGCGTTCCAGCTGGCGTGGGTGACGGCGGCCACCAGCACGGCCGCGGTGACCAGCGGGGTCACGCGGTGCGCTCGCGCACGTCCACCAGTGTGGCGCCGGCGTGAGCGACAAGGTCCTTGGGCTCCATGGGGAAGACGGCGTGTGGATTGCCGGCGGCGGCCCACACGACGTCGTGGTCGAGCAGCGACCGGTCGGCGAGGACGCGGGTCCTGTTCCGGTGCCCGAAGGGCGGCACGCCGCCGATGGCGTACCCGGTCGTCTCCCGTACGACATCGGCCTTGGCCCGCGTGACCTTCTCGGCGCCGAGCTCCTGTCGGACGAGCTCGACGTCGACGCGGGACGCTCCGTCCATGAGCACCAGCACGGGTACCCCGTCCGCTGCGAAGATCAACGACTTGCAGATCTGGCTCAACTCGCACCCGATCGCCGCGGCGGCCTCGGCGGCGGTACGGGTGGCGTCCGGGAAGCGGCGGACCTCCAGGCCCTCAAGCCCCAGCTCGCGCAGGGCTTCGGCGAAACGGGGATGGGCTCCGGAGTCTTCGGTGTCAGTGGCGGTGGTCGTCATGGACGGCACGCTAGCGGTGTGTGTACGGGGCAGGCGACCGGGTTGTGGCGGGTCTCGAACCATTGTCGGCCGGAGTGAACTGGGTTGCGAGAGCGCTCCCCACCAAGCACCGTACGACGATGACTTCGGCACCCGCGTCCAAACCCGCACCCGCGATACGCCCCTATGCCCCCACCGACCGCCCCGCCCTCGACGACATCTGCGTCCGCACCGCCCACGTCGGCCAGGACAGCCGCCCCCACTACGCCGATCCCGGCATCTTCCCGGTGATCTTCGCGGCGCCGTACGTCCACCTGGAACCGGACCTGGCCTTCGTGCTGGACGACGGCCGCGGACATGCCGTCGGCTACATCCTCGGCACCGCGGACACGCCCCGTTTCGTCGAGGACTACCGGGCGAAGTGGCTGCCGCTGGTCGCCGAGCGGTACCCCGAGCCGACCACCCCGGCCCGCACCCCCGACGACGAGATCGTCCCTCTGCTCCACCACCCCGAACGCATGCTCGTGCCGGAGGTCGCCGCCTACCCCGCCCATCTCCACATCGACCTGCTCCCCGAGTGGCAGGGGCGTGGATACGGGCGGGCCCTGATCGAGACCTTCCTCGACGCCCTGCGCGAGAAGGGCGTACCGGCCGTGCACCTCTCCATGCTCACCGCCAACACCCCCGCCCGGTCCTTCTACGACCGCCTCGGCTTCCACGAGATCGAGGTGCCGGACGCCGACTCGACGGAGGTCACCTATCTCGGGCGCTCGACAAGTCCTGACCTTCGATAAGGCAGCCATAAGGTAGCCATGTACCGTATCCACGGTGAGCGACGCACCGAAGGCCCCCTCCCCCACCCCCGGCTACCTCGTCTGGCGCCTCGCCAACAAGTGGCGTACCGCCGTCGACCAGGCCCTCGCCCCGCTGAACCTGACCCACGCCCAGTACGTCCTGCTGGCCTCCCTGAGCGGGATGGAGCGGGCGGGGCGGCGGCCGAGTCAGCGGGAGCTCGCCGACTACACGGGGCTGGAGGCCCTGTACGTGTCGAAGCTCGCCCGGTCGCTGGAGTCGGCGGGGCTCGTGCGGCGGACCCGCGACGGCCATGACACCCGTGTCGTGCGGCTGGCCCTCACCGACGAGGGGCATGCCTCCGTGCGGCCCGCCATCGATGCCGTACAGGTGCTGCTCGACCAGCTCCTCACCCCGCTGGGCGGGCTGGACGACCCGCGCACCGAGGACTTCAAGCGCACCCTGACCACCCTCCTCGACACCCCCCTGGGCCCGGCATGAGAAGCGCGAACGAGGAAAGCCGGTGAGGGCTCCCCGTCCCCACGGGGCCCTCACCGGCTGGTCCTGCCGGAGCTGTCGCGTCAGGCGCTGACCAGTTCCTTCTTCTCGTCGGGATCCGCGTCGCCGGCCTTCTCCGAGTCGTCCAGGGTACGCAGACCCTCGCCCTCGACGTCGACGTTCGGCAGGGCGCGGTCCAGCCACTTCGGCAGCCACCAGGCCTTCTTGCCGAGCAGCGCGAGCACCGCCGGGACGATCACCATGCGGACCACGAACGCGTCGAAGAAGACGGCGATCGCGAGGCCGAAGCCGATCATCTTGATCATCGACTCGCTGGAGCTGATGAAGCCGCCGAAGACGGCCATCATGATGACCGCGGCGGCGGCCACGACCCGGCCACTGTGCTGGAAGCCGGTCACGATGGCCTGGCTCGGCGACTCGCCGTGGACGTACGCCTCCCGCATGCGGGTCACGAGGAACACCTCGTAGTCCATCGCCAGACCGAAGACCACGCCCACCATGAAGATCGGCATCATCGACATGATCGGGCCGGTCTCCTCCACGCCGATCAGGCCGGCGAGCCAGCCCCACTGGAAGACCGCGACCACGGCACCGAGCGCGGCGAGCACGCTGAGCAGGAAGCCGAGGGCCGCCTTCAGCGGGACGAGGATCGAGCGGAAGACCACGATGAGGAGGAGGAAGGCCAGGCCCACCACCAGGGCCAGATACGGGACCAGCGCGTCGGTGAGCTTCTGCGAGAAGTCGATGTTCATCGCGGTGGTGCCGGTGACCAGGACCTTCGCGCCCGTGTCGGCCTTGACGTCGGCGCCCTTGTCACGGATGGCGTGCACCAGGTCCTCGGTCTGCGTCGAGGACGGCTTGGAGTCGGGGATCACGGTGATCGTCGCGGTGTCGCCGGCCTTGTTGAAGGCGGCCGGGGTGACCGTCACGACGTCCTTGAGGCCCTTGATCCCGTCGGTCACCGTGGTGGCCGCCGCCTTCGGGTCGTCGCTGTTCTTGGCGTCGACCACGATCATCAGGGGGCCGTTGAAGCCGGGGCCGAAGCCCTCCGACAGCAGGTCGTACGCCCGACGCTGCGTCGTGGACGTCGGCTGTGAGCCGTCGTCGGGCAGGCCCAGCTCCAGCTGGGCGGCCGGGACGGCGATCGCGCCCAGACCGACCACGCCGAGCAGCAGCACGGCGGCCGGACGGCGGATGACGAAGCTCGCCCAGCGAACGCCCAGGCCCGGCTTGGCCTGCGCCGCGGACTTTTCGGGCGCCGCGGCCTTCTCGGGCGCCTCGGACGTGTCGCCGCCACGCCGCTTGCGCTTCTCCCCCGCCGGCCGGACCTTCTTGCCCGCGTACCCGAGCAGCGCCGGGATGAGGGTCAGTGCGATGAGGACGGAGACCACGACCGTGCCCGCCGCCGCGAGTCCCATCTTGGTCAGCATCGGAACACCGACGACCGAGAGGCCCGCGAGTGCGATCACGACGGTGAGACCCGCGAAGACCACCGCCGAGCCCGCAGTGCCGGTGGCCCGGCCCGCCGCCTCCTCGCGGTCGCGGCCGTCGGCCAGCTCGCCCCGGTAGCGCGAGACGATGAACAGCGCGTAGTCGATGCCGACCGCGAGGCCGATCATCAACGCGAGCGTGGAGGTGGTGTCGCCGAGGTCGAGCACGTTGGCGAGGGCGGTGATGGTCGAGACGCCGATACCGACGCCGATGATCGCCGTCAGCAGTGGCAGTCCGGCCGCGACCAGCGAGCCCAGGGTGAGGACGAGGACGACCGCGGCGATGGCGAGGCCGATGACCTCACCGATGGCCCCCGC
The nucleotide sequence above comes from Streptomyces sp. NL15-2K. Encoded proteins:
- a CDS encoding DMT family transporter, with the translated sequence MTPLVTAAVLVAAVTHASWNAIAHQITDKLVGFTLIAGGGMLIGLAMVPFVPFPAAGAWPYLIASAVIHVGYYILLMKSFRLGDFGQAYPIARGTAPLVVTLLAAVFAHEVPDGWAAAGIALSCAGLTGVALWGLRGHRPNWAAIGAALTTGLAIAAYTVVDGLGVRASGSSLGYIAWLMAVQGGAVPAYALTRRRGELLTVLRPFAAVGLLGAALSVSAYGLVLWAQTKAELAPIAALRESSVNLGSCGNNLAGQGAG
- a CDS encoding YbaK/EbsC family protein, coding for MTTTATDTEDSGAHPRFAEALRELGLEGLEVRRFPDATRTAAEAAAAIGCELSQICKSLIFAADGVPVLVLMDGASRVDVELVRQELGAEKVTRAKADVVRETTGYAIGGVPPFGHRNRTRVLADRSLLDHDVVWAAAGNPHAVFPMEPKDLVAHAGATLVDVRERTA
- a CDS encoding GNAT family N-acetyltransferase, with amino-acid sequence MTSAPASKPAPAIRPYAPTDRPALDDICVRTAHVGQDSRPHYADPGIFPVIFAAPYVHLEPDLAFVLDDGRGHAVGYILGTADTPRFVEDYRAKWLPLVAERYPEPTTPARTPDDEIVPLLHHPERMLVPEVAAYPAHLHIDLLPEWQGRGYGRALIETFLDALREKGVPAVHLSMLTANTPARSFYDRLGFHEIEVPDADSTEVTYLGRSTSPDLR
- a CDS encoding MarR family transcriptional regulator, translated to MSDAPKAPSPTPGYLVWRLANKWRTAVDQALAPLNLTHAQYVLLASLSGMERAGRRPSQRELADYTGLEALYVSKLARSLESAGLVRRTRDGHDTRVVRLALTDEGHASVRPAIDAVQVLLDQLLTPLGGLDDPRTEDFKRTLTTLLDTPLGPA
- a CDS encoding MMPL family transporter, which translates into the protein MATFLYKLGRLAFRRRHFVALIWVALLTLAGVGAASAPAPGATSFSIPGTEAQKAFDLLEQRFPGGSADGATGRIVFKAPEGEKMTDADNKATVAKTVKELGDGSEVVSVTDPFTTNAVSKDGTVAYTSVKYDAPGMELKDATRDALETAADEARATGLTVDVGGDALQAAAEAGAIGEVIGLAIAAVVLVLTLGSLVAAGLPLLTAIIGVGIGVSTITALANVLDLGDTTSTLALMIGLAVGIDYALFIVSRYRGELADGRDREEAAGRATGTAGSAVVFAGLTVVIALAGLSVVGVPMLTKMGLAAAGTVVVSVLIALTLIPALLGYAGKKVRPAGEKRKRRGGDTSEAPEKAAAPEKSAAQAKPGLGVRWASFVIRRPAAVLLLGVVGLGAIAVPAAQLELGLPDDGSQPTSTTQRRAYDLLSEGFGPGFNGPLMIVVDAKNSDDPKAAATTVTDGIKGLKDVVTVTPAAFNKAGDTATITVIPDSKPSSTQTEDLVHAIRDKGADVKADTGAKVLVTGTTAMNIDFSQKLTDALVPYLALVVGLAFLLLIVVFRSILVPLKAALGFLLSVLAALGAVVAVFQWGWLAGLIGVEETGPIMSMMPIFMVGVVFGLAMDYEVFLVTRMREAYVHGESPSQAIVTGFQHSGRVVAAAAVIMMAVFGGFISSSESMIKMIGFGLAIAVFFDAFVVRMVIVPAVLALLGKKAWWLPKWLDRALPNVDVEGEGLRTLDDSEKAGDADPDEKKELVSA